One genomic region from Bacilli bacterium encodes:
- the acnA gene encoding aconitate hydratase AcnA — MTAQGILSARSELRSGNDTYTYFSLEKLEKSGFGAIARLPFSIKILLEAAVRQFDGKTITEEHVKKLANWRQYKGESGGEIPFKPTRILLQDFTGVPALVDLAAMREAMHRMGGAPQHINPHVPVDLVIDHSVMVDRFGTPDSLAYNIEMEFARNAERYRFLRWAQKSFENVRIVPPGTGICHQVNLEYLAQGVFVNTSGGQKVAYPDSLVGCDSHTTMINGLGVVGWGVGGIEAEACMLGQPLYMVMPEVIGFELTGKLREGVTATDMTLTITEMLRKKGVVGKIVEFYGPGLSSISIADRATTGNMSPEYGATMGYFPVDEETLNYLRMTGRSEEQVRLVEAYYKAQGIFRTDDTPPPEFTDRIKLDLATVVPCVAGPRRPQDRIELANMKKTWSTLVRKPFKEGGFNLSDESVGQKVEVKHPDGQTSKLGHGDVVIAAITSCTNTSNPSVMLAAGLVAKKAVAKGLKRPPHVKTSLSPGSRVVTDYLLNAGLIEPLEKLGFYVAGYGCQTCIGNSGPLPEEVGKAIDENDLVAVAFLSGNRNFEGRIHAQVKANFLASPPLVMVYALAGRVDVDFANEPVNINDKGEPVYLSDIWPTTDELRAVMQEASNPQLFKNQYAHVFAGDERWRSLEIPAGEMYNWDEASTYIQEPPFFAGLRPEVEPIREIRGARALLLLGDSVTTDHISPAGSIAKTSPAGKFLTEKGVPQKLFNSYGSRRGNDRVMIRGTFANIRIRNQIVPGTEGGVTKFLPTGETMPVYDAAMRYKEQGIPLIVIAGKEYGTGSSRDWAAKGTLLLGIKAVIAESFERIHRSNLVGMGVLPLQFKEGDSWKSLGIDGTETYDLIGLNDQMKPGQTVTVRATRADGSTFAFDAVARLDSTVDVEYYRNGGILQTVLRQSVKR; from the coding sequence ATGACGGCGCAAGGCATCCTTTCCGCACGTTCCGAGCTGCGGTCAGGAAACGATACATACACGTATTTTTCGCTGGAAAAGCTCGAAAAATCCGGGTTTGGCGCAATCGCACGCCTGCCGTTTTCCATCAAAATTTTGTTGGAAGCCGCAGTGCGGCAATTTGACGGGAAGACGATTACGGAAGAACATGTCAAAAAGCTGGCAAACTGGCGGCAATACAAGGGTGAAAGCGGCGGGGAAATCCCGTTTAAACCGACGCGCATTCTGCTGCAGGATTTTACCGGCGTGCCGGCGTTGGTCGATTTGGCGGCGATGCGCGAAGCTATGCACAGGATGGGCGGCGCGCCGCAACATATCAATCCGCATGTTCCCGTGGATTTGGTAATCGACCATTCGGTCATGGTCGACCGGTTCGGTACGCCTGATTCGCTGGCATACAACATTGAAATGGAATTCGCGCGCAATGCGGAACGCTACCGATTTTTGCGCTGGGCGCAAAAATCCTTTGAAAATGTGCGGATCGTCCCGCCGGGAACGGGAATTTGCCATCAGGTCAATTTGGAATATTTGGCGCAAGGCGTATTCGTAAACACAAGCGGCGGGCAAAAAGTCGCTTATCCCGATTCTTTGGTCGGGTGCGACTCCCATACGACGATGATCAACGGTCTGGGCGTTGTCGGATGGGGGGTTGGCGGGATTGAAGCGGAAGCGTGCATGTTGGGCCAACCGCTGTACATGGTGATGCCGGAAGTTATCGGATTCGAATTGACCGGCAAACTGCGGGAAGGCGTTACGGCGACGGATATGACGCTGACAATCACGGAAATGCTGCGGAAAAAAGGCGTCGTCGGCAAGATCGTCGAGTTTTACGGTCCCGGCTTATCCTCGATCAGTATCGCCGACCGCGCGACGACAGGCAATATGTCTCCGGAATACGGCGCGACGATGGGCTATTTCCCGGTCGATGAAGAAACGCTGAATTATCTGAGAATGACCGGACGCAGCGAGGAGCAAGTGCGGCTTGTCGAAGCGTACTATAAGGCGCAAGGCATATTCCGCACGGACGATACGCCGCCCCCGGAATTTACCGATCGCATCAAACTGGACCTGGCGACAGTCGTTCCGTGCGTGGCGGGGCCGCGGCGTCCGCAAGACCGGATCGAATTGGCCAATATGAAAAAAACGTGGAGCACGCTTGTACGCAAACCGTTCAAAGAAGGCGGCTTTAACTTGAGCGACGAAAGCGTCGGGCAAAAAGTGGAAGTTAAGCATCCGGACGGACAAACGAGCAAATTGGGCCATGGCGATGTGGTCATAGCCGCGATCACGAGCTGCACGAACACTTCCAATCCCTCCGTCATGCTGGCGGCCGGCCTGGTGGCCAAAAAAGCGGTCGCCAAAGGCTTGAAACGCCCGCCGCATGTCAAAACAAGCCTTTCGCCGGGTTCGCGAGTCGTAACGGATTATTTGCTCAATGCCGGGTTGATTGAGCCTTTGGAGAAATTGGGCTTTTATGTTGCCGGATACGGTTGCCAGACATGCATCGGAAACAGCGGGCCGCTGCCGGAAGAAGTCGGCAAAGCGATTGACGAGAACGATCTCGTTGCCGTGGCTTTTTTGAGCGGCAACCGCAACTTCGAAGGCCGTATTCACGCGCAGGTAAAAGCGAATTTTCTGGCCTCGCCTCCGCTGGTCATGGTTTACGCGTTGGCCGGGCGAGTGGACGTCGATTTTGCCAACGAGCCGGTGAATATCAATGACAAGGGCGAGCCCGTCTATTTGTCCGATATTTGGCCGACGACGGACGAACTGCGGGCGGTCATGCAAGAAGCGTCCAATCCGCAGCTGTTTAAAAATCAATATGCGCACGTCTTCGCTGGGGATGAACGCTGGAGGAGCCTGGAGATTCCCGCAGGGGAAATGTACAACTGGGACGAGGCTTCCACCTACATTCAAGAGCCGCCTTTTTTCGCGGGATTACGGCCGGAAGTCGAGCCGATTAGGGAAATTCGCGGCGCGCGGGCGCTTTTGTTGTTGGGCGACTCGGTAACGACCGACCATATTTCGCCTGCCGGAAGCATTGCCAAAACAAGCCCGGCGGGAAAATTTTTGACCGAAAAAGGCGTGCCGCAAAAACTTTTCAACTCCTATGGTTCCCGCCGCGGCAACGACCGCGTGATGATCCGCGGCACGTTCGCCAACATCCGCATTCGCAACCAGATCGTGCCCGGCACGGAAGGCGGCGTAACAAAATTTTTGCCGACCGGGGAAACGATGCCCGTATATGACGCGGCCATGCGGTATAAAGAGCAAGGGATACCGCTCATCGTCATTGCCGGCAAAGAATACGGCACGGGCAGTTCCCGCGACTGGGCGGCCAAAGGCACTCTGCTGCTGGGCATAAAAGCGGTGATCGCGGAAAGTTTCGAACGGATTCACCGCAGCAATCTGGTCGGCATGGGCGTGCTGCCGCTGCAGTTTAAAGAGGGCGACAGCTGGAAATCGCTAGGGATTGACGGGACGGAGACGTATGACCTGATTGGTTTGAACGATCAAATGAAGCCGGGGCAAACCGTAACCGTACGGGCAACCCGGGCGGACGGTTCGACATTCGCTTTTGACGCCGTCGCCCGCCTCGACAGCACGGTCGATGTGGAGTATTACCGCAACGGCGGCATTTTGCAAACCGTACTCAGGCAATCCGTCAAGCGGTAA